A part of Lacinutrix sp. 5H-3-7-4 genomic DNA contains:
- the hemC gene encoding hydroxymethylbilane synthase: MSKTIRIGTRDSELALYQANAVKSQLEHLGHKTVLVPVKSTGDIVLDKPLYELGITGIFTRTLDIAMLNGDIDIAVHSLKDVPTLLPKGIVQAAVLKRGNVRDTLVYKTTEEFLGAREAVIATSSLRRKAQWLNRYPTHTIEDIRGNVNTRLEKLKNTSRFNAAIFAAAGIGRLGLRPETAVNLEWMIPAPAQGAIMVTALEEDEETRAILAEINHEETQICTQIEREFLNKLEGGCTAPIGALCYIKDEEVNFEGVLLSPNGTKKITVQRVKKLGEHTDIATWCADYVIDKGGKHLMDSIKESTKITNVYSTKSLTEDQRLLFHEKVVAQSSDFIKISLNRIAPRLLKNEIENVVITSKNAVEALLTNFSAIELQFKNIYCVGRRTKRLVENRIGKVKHSEKNAKKLAEHLVEYMDGNQVTYFCSDLRLDDLPTILEENNINVKQIEAYQTKFDSLEIPNTVEGVMFYSPSTVKSFKQENTVTNTMIAFCIGETTAKEARHYFNDVRVAKVPTVESVIELVNKHYV, encoded by the coding sequence ATGTCTAAAACTATAAGAATTGGTACTCGTGATAGCGAGTTAGCACTCTACCAAGCCAATGCCGTAAAATCACAATTAGAACACTTAGGACACAAAACTGTTCTTGTTCCTGTAAAATCTACAGGAGATATTGTTTTAGACAAACCACTTTACGAGCTTGGTATTACAGGAATATTTACTCGAACATTAGATATCGCGATGCTTAATGGTGATATTGATATTGCCGTACACTCTTTAAAAGATGTACCAACACTTTTACCAAAAGGTATTGTACAAGCAGCAGTTTTAAAGCGCGGTAATGTTCGTGACACATTAGTTTACAAAACTACCGAAGAATTTCTAGGAGCACGAGAAGCTGTAATTGCAACAAGTAGTTTACGTAGAAAAGCACAATGGTTAAACCGTTATCCAACACACACCATAGAAGATATTCGTGGTAATGTAAACACACGATTAGAAAAACTAAAAAACACTAGCCGTTTTAATGCTGCTATTTTTGCAGCAGCAGGTATTGGCCGTTTAGGTTTACGTCCAGAAACAGCAGTTAATTTAGAATGGATGATTCCGGCACCAGCACAAGGTGCAATTATGGTTACCGCTTTAGAAGAAGACGAAGAAACAAGAGCTATTTTAGCCGAAATAAACCACGAAGAAACTCAAATTTGTACACAAATTGAACGTGAGTTTTTAAATAAATTAGAAGGTGGATGTACTGCTCCAATTGGTGCATTATGCTATATAAAAGACGAAGAAGTTAATTTTGAAGGTGTTTTATTAAGCCCAAACGGAACAAAAAAAATAACCGTACAACGTGTAAAAAAATTAGGAGAACATACAGATATCGCCACTTGGTGCGCAGATTATGTAATAGACAAAGGTGGAAAACACCTAATGGATAGTATAAAGGAGTCTACTAAAATCACTAATGTTTACTCTACAAAATCGCTAACAGAAGATCAACGTTTATTATTTCACGAAAAAGTAGTTGCACAAAGTAGCGACTTTATTAAAATAAGTCTTAACCGTATTGCACCAAGACTACTAAAAAATGAAATTGAAAACGTTGTTATTACAAGTAAAAATGCTGTAGAAGCATTACTAACAAACTTCTCTGCAATAGAATTACAATTTAAAAACATTTATTGTGTAGGGCGCAGAACAAAACGTTTAGTAGAAAACCGCATAGGTAAAGTAAAACATAGCGAAAAAAACGCGAAAAAATTAGCAGAACATCTTGTAGAATATATGGATGGTAATCAAGTAACTTATTTTTGTAGTGACTTAAGGCTAGACGACCTACCTACCATTTTAGAAGAAAACAATATAAACGTAAAACAAATTGAAGCTTACCAAACAAAATTTGATAGCTTAGAAATACCAAACACTGTTGAAGGAGTTATGTTTTACAGCCCATCAACCGTTAAAAGTTTTAAACAAGAAAATACTGTAACAAATACCATGATTGCTTTTTGTATAGGCGAAACTACTGCAAAAGAAGCAAGACATTACTTTAACGATGTAAGAGTTGCAAAAGTACCAACAGTAGAAAGTGTTATAGAATTAGTGAATAAACACTATGTATAA
- the hemA gene encoding glutamyl-tRNA reductase codes for MKQYNISKGSTFYAIGLSYKKADAEIRGHFSLSEEAKLNLLNQANTNGIESLIVTSTCNRTEIFGFAEHPFQLIKLLCDNTKGTVEEFQKVAYVYKNNDAISHMFRVGSGLDSQILGDFEIISQLKTAARISKKHNLLNHFIERLINAVIQASKRIKNETDISTGATSVSFASVQYIMKHVENVSNKNILLFGTGKIGRNTCENLVKHTKNEHITLINRTKDKAEAIAGKFNLIVKEYANLQEEINASDILIVATGAQNPTIDKHIIQSKKDLLILDLSIPKNVNNNVQELDNVKLIHLDDLSQITDETLENRKQHIPLAETIIEEVKAEFNSWLETRKFAPTIKALKSKLQDFKNAELDTQRKKVANFNEEQAELITNKLIQKITNHFAHHLKDEAVSTNDSLELIQKVFQLEPVKNV; via the coding sequence ATGAAACAATATAACATTTCAAAAGGCTCTACTTTCTACGCTATTGGCTTAAGCTACAAAAAAGCCGATGCCGAAATTCGTGGTCATTTTAGTTTAAGTGAAGAAGCAAAATTAAATTTGCTAAATCAAGCTAATACTAATGGTATAGAAAGCCTAATCGTAACATCTACATGTAACAGAACCGAGATTTTTGGTTTTGCCGAACATCCTTTTCAACTTATTAAACTTCTTTGCGACAATACAAAAGGTACGGTAGAAGAGTTTCAAAAAGTTGCATATGTATATAAAAACAACGATGCTATTTCACATATGTTTCGTGTTGGCTCTGGATTAGACAGCCAGATTTTAGGTGATTTCGAAATTATTAGCCAATTAAAAACAGCCGCAAGAATTTCAAAAAAACACAATTTATTAAATCACTTTATAGAGCGTTTAATAAATGCCGTTATTCAAGCAAGCAAGCGTATTAAAAATGAAACCGATATTTCAACAGGTGCTACATCTGTGTCTTTTGCATCGGTTCAATATATAATGAAACACGTAGAAAACGTTTCAAACAAAAATATTTTACTTTTTGGAACAGGAAAAATAGGAAGAAACACTTGCGAAAACCTAGTAAAGCATACCAAAAACGAACATATTACTTTAATTAATAGAACTAAAGATAAAGCTGAAGCTATTGCAGGAAAATTTAATTTAATTGTAAAAGAATACGCTAATCTTCAAGAAGAAATTAATGCTTCAGATATTTTAATTGTTGCAACAGGTGCTCAAAACCCAACAATAGACAAACACATTATTCAGTCTAAAAAAGACTTGTTAATTCTAGATTTATCAATTCCTAAAAACGTAAATAATAACGTTCAAGAATTAGATAATGTTAAGCTTATTCATTTAGACGATTTATCTCAAATCACAGATGAAACTTTAGAAAACAGAAAACAACATATTCCTCTGGCCGAAACTATAATTGAAGAAGTAAAAGCCGAATTTAATAGCTGGTTAGAAACAAGAAAGTTTGCACCAACAATAAAGGCTTTAAAAAGTAAATTACAAGATTTTAAAAATGCCGAGTTAGACACACAGCGAAAAAAAGTTGCTAATTTTAACGAGGAACAAGCCGAGCTTATTACCAATAAACTCATTCAAAAAATAACTAACCACTTTGCTCACCATTTAAAAGACGAAGCGGTTTCTACAAACGATAGCCTGGAACTTATTCAAAAAGTTTTTCAGTTAGAACCAGTAAAAAATGTCTAA
- a CDS encoding 5-carboxymethyl-2-hydroxymuconate Delta-isomerase — MPHFVIDCSENILNLSTPENTLLKVHNAAVASGLFNEADIKVRLNPFKENYIVGGKKQPFIHVFANIMQGRTTEQKAKLSKNIVSVLKELFPNITFIAINIRDFEKATYCNKSMV; from the coding sequence ATGCCACATTTTGTAATAGACTGCTCAGAAAATATACTAAACTTAAGCACTCCAGAAAACACACTTTTAAAAGTTCATAATGCAGCTGTTGCCTCTGGTTTGTTTAACGAGGCAGATATTAAAGTACGTCTAAACCCTTTTAAAGAAAACTACATTGTTGGCGGCAAAAAGCAACCTTTTATTCATGTTTTTGCAAATATAATGCAAGGTAGAACTACAGAACAAAAAGCAAAACTCTCAAAAAATATTGTTTCGGTTTTAAAAGAGCTGTTCCCAAACATAACCTTTATAGCAATAAATATTCGAGATTTTGAAAAAGCAACTTATTGCAACAAATCAATGGTTTAA
- a CDS encoding helix-turn-helix transcriptional regulator, producing MNLENKIEKSIAKGFFIETRADDGVFILTHQNDTQEVKLIEREIDSSFIQFHFCLKGESLFLFNNGNYKLNVASETSLLLYNPQRDLPLHLEVQPNTWLVSVLISIKKFHGLFSQEADYITFLSEDNKDKKYYKDGNISPSMAIALNQLVNYNLNASIKNIYFKAKAYEVLSLYFNRSEDADIEQCPFLVDETNVLKIRKAKDIVISRMAEPPSLQELADEIGLTLKKLKEGFKQIYGDSVFSFLLDYKLEVARKLLESGEHNVNEVGLKVGYSTSSHFIAAFKKKYGTTPKKYVQSVG from the coding sequence ATGAATTTAGAAAACAAAATTGAAAAAAGTATCGCTAAAGGTTTTTTTATAGAAACACGTGCAGACGATGGTGTTTTTATTTTAACTCACCAAAATGATACACAGGAAGTTAAGCTTATAGAGCGCGAAATTGATAGCAGTTTTATTCAATTCCATTTTTGCTTAAAAGGTGAGAGCTTATTTTTATTTAATAATGGTAATTATAAATTAAATGTAGCTTCTGAAACTTCTTTGCTACTTTACAACCCGCAAAGAGATTTGCCATTGCATTTAGAAGTACAGCCTAATACATGGTTAGTTTCGGTTTTAATTTCTATTAAAAAATTTCATGGTTTATTTTCTCAAGAAGCAGATTATATTACTTTTTTAAGTGAAGATAATAAGGATAAAAAATACTACAAAGACGGTAATATTTCGCCGTCTATGGCTATCGCTTTAAACCAATTGGTGAATTATAACTTAAATGCTTCTATTAAAAATATTTATTTTAAGGCTAAAGCTTATGAGGTGTTAAGTTTGTATTTTAATAGAAGTGAAGATGCAGATATAGAGCAATGTCCTTTTTTGGTTGATGAGACTAATGTTTTAAAAATTAGAAAAGCTAAAGATATTGTAATCTCTAGAATGGCAGAGCCACCAAGTTTACAAGAATTAGCAGATGAAATTGGCTTGACTCTTAAAAAATTAAAAGAAGGCTTTAAACAAATTTATGGTGATAGTGTTTTTAGTTTTTTGCTTGATTACAAGCTTGAGGTTGCCCGAAAACTTTTAGAATCTGGTGAGCATAACGTTAATGAGGTTGGATTAAAAGTAGGTTATAGTACTTCTAGCCACTTTATAGCGGCTTTTAAAAAGAAATACGGTACAACACCTAAAAAATATGTGCAATCTGTAGGTTAA
- the hemE gene encoding uroporphyrinogen decarboxylase, with protein MIKNDLFLRALKGETVERPPVWMMRQAGRYLPEFMEIKAKYDFFTRCQTPELASEITVQPIRRYGMDAAILFCDILVIPQAMNIEVQMKPNFGPYLPNPIRTQKDVDNVIVPDVKESLSYVYDAIKMTKEKLNNDIPLIGFAGSPWTILCYCVQGQGSKNFDKAKEFCFKNPVAAHQLLQKITDTTIAYLKEKVKAGVNAVQVFDSWGGMLSPVDYQEFSWKYIQQIIDALKDETPVIAFGKGCWFALGEMAKSGASALGVDWTCSARNARYLTGGNITLQGNFDPTRLFSPPAEIKKMVHQMINDFGKDKYIVNLGHGILPNIPLENAKAFIDAVKEYKA; from the coding sequence ATGATTAAAAACGATTTATTTTTAAGAGCTTTAAAAGGAGAAACAGTAGAGCGTCCACCAGTTTGGATGATGCGTCAAGCAGGTCGCTATCTTCCAGAATTTATGGAGATTAAAGCTAAATACGATTTCTTTACACGTTGCCAAACACCAGAATTAGCAAGTGAAATTACCGTACAACCAATACGTCGTTACGGTATGGATGCTGCCATACTATTTTGCGATATTTTAGTAATACCACAAGCAATGAATATCGAAGTGCAAATGAAACCTAATTTTGGTCCTTATTTACCAAACCCAATTCGCACTCAAAAAGACGTAGATAATGTAATAGTACCAGACGTAAAAGAAAGCTTAAGCTACGTTTACGATGCAATAAAAATGACTAAAGAAAAACTAAATAACGACATTCCGTTAATTGGTTTTGCAGGTTCACCATGGACCATTTTATGTTATTGCGTGCAAGGTCAAGGCAGTAAAAACTTTGATAAAGCCAAAGAGTTTTGTTTTAAAAATCCAGTAGCAGCACACCAATTATTACAAAAAATTACAGATACAACTATTGCTTATTTAAAAGAAAAAGTAAAAGCAGGTGTTAATGCCGTACAAGTATTCGATTCTTGGGGCGGCATGTTATCACCAGTAGATTATCAAGAATTCTCTTGGAAATATATACAACAAATAATAGATGCATTAAAAGACGAAACACCAGTAATTGCCTTTGGTAAAGGCTGTTGGTTCGCACTTGGCGAAATGGCAAAATCTGGAGCTTCGGCATTAGGTGTAGACTGGACTTGCTCTGCAAGAAACGCACGTTATTTAACAGGCGGAAACATTACATTACAAGGTAATTTTGACCCAACACGATTATTTTCACCACCAGCAGAAATTAAAAAAATGGTTCACCAAATGATTAATGATTTTGGTAAAGACAAATACATAGTAAATCTTGGTCATGGTATTTTACCAAACATTCCGTTAGAAAATGCCAAAGCCTTTATAGACGCTGTAAAAGAATACAAAGCGTAA
- a CDS encoding EI24 domain-containing protein has product MIKNILKGIKAYTGTFALISKLNLWKYFLVPIIISIITATVVALSAYKLSDNIGRFIAKIWPWEKGIETFTTISSFIGGAVIILLGFILYKHIVMALSAPFMSPVSEKIETHLTGKHKHEHRITSFKEQLWRGIRINIRNLFKEILFTIPLILLGFIPIIGFLSTILIFLVQAYYAGFGNIDYTLERHFKYKESIAFVNKNRGIAIGNGIVFMLFLLIPVIGIIIVLPLSVTAATTKTVELLKIENQKLKV; this is encoded by the coding sequence ATGATAAAAAATATACTAAAAGGAATAAAAGCCTATACAGGAACTTTCGCATTAATTTCCAAATTAAACCTTTGGAAATACTTTTTAGTACCAATCATAATAAGTATTATAACAGCAACTGTAGTTGCACTTTCAGCCTATAAACTATCAGATAATATTGGCAGATTTATAGCCAAAATTTGGCCTTGGGAAAAAGGCATAGAAACCTTTACAACCATATCAAGTTTTATTGGTGGTGCCGTAATAATACTATTAGGCTTTATACTTTACAAGCATATAGTAATGGCTTTATCTGCACCATTTATGAGTCCAGTGTCCGAAAAAATTGAAACACACCTTACAGGCAAACATAAACACGAACATAGAATAACATCTTTTAAAGAGCAACTTTGGCGAGGAATTAGAATAAACATAAGAAACCTTTTTAAAGAAATTTTATTCACCATCCCATTAATTCTTTTAGGATTTATACCAATAATTGGATTTCTATCAACAATACTTATTTTCTTAGTACAAGCCTATTATGCAGGTTTTGGTAATATAGATTATACACTAGAACGCCATTTTAAATACAAAGAAAGTATTGCTTTTGTAAATAAAAATCGCGGTATTGCCATTGGTAACGGCATTGTATTTATGTTATTTTTATTAATTCCAGTAATTGGAATTATAATAGTATTACCACTTTCGGTCACTGCCGCTACCACAAAAACAGTAGAACTTTTAAAAATAGAAAACCAAAAACTAAAAGTGTAA